CAGGCCATCAGTCATTACTTTCTGGGCGGCTTGGTCTGGCGCGTTGAAGGCGTTGCCCGGTTTGCAGGCGTTGAAACCTGCCTCCTGCGCGGCATAGACCAATTCATAGATTTGCGCTTGCGCCGGGCTGAACTTGCCGTTTGCCGGAATGGTACGGGTCACATCGGCGGTGTAGCCGTGGTACTCCGCGCCCAGGTCCATCAAAACTAAATCTGTGCCCAGTTTGGGCTTCTCGTTTTCCACGTAGTGGAGAATGCAGCCGTTGTTGCCCGCGCCCACAATGCTGGGGTAGCCCTCATACTCGGCCCCGTACTTTTTATAGACGAATTCATGGATGCCCTGCACCTCGGTCTCAGACATGCTGGGGTGCATGGCTTTCATGACTTCCACCTGCCCAATCGCCGACATGGCCACGGCTTTACGAAGCAAGGTCAATTCTTGCGGAGTTTTCACTTCGCGCATTTCAGAAAGTGCGCCGTCCAGCCACGTAATATCTGCTTTTTCTTTGGGCATGCCCTTCACCACGGCCGCGCGCGCCGCTGCGTCTTTGGCATTCACATAGGCGTTGAGGGTAGGATTTTTGGCGAGGTTGGGATTGGCCCGCATCTGGCGCTGCACTTCCTGTTGCACGCGGGCGCCGCCTTGTGCATCGTACATTTTTATAATCTGGAAGAGCTCCTGGTGCGCGAAATCTTTGCCTTCGGTGAGCCCGATTTTCTGCTTGAACTGCGCCACCAAATCATACAGATCAGCGGAGTTGTTAGGATCATTCCGGACGTCATGCGGAAGCTCCAGGAACAGAATCTGGTCATAGGCCGCGGTGTCCAGCTTAAAACCGGCGAAGGCGGTAGCAGGCAAGGCATGCGTTAGGCCCAGGTGCCGCTCCACGCCTTCCTCGCCCAAGCGCTTGCCGGTCCAGGACTCAGCCTGCGGGTTGCGGGCCTGCGCGAACAGGATTTCCTCAGTGGCTACGCCATTGACCATGTGCTGGTCAGAGAACAGCAGCAGCACAGCGTTGGGCTCGCGGTAGCCGGTGAGGTAGTAAAAATCTGGGTGCTGGTGGAAGTGGAAATCCACGTCGTTGGCGCGGTTCCGGATGGGGTTGGAAAAAAGAACGGCAACGGAGCGAGGGGGCAGCTGTTGCCGCAGGACCTCTCTCCGTTGCCGGTGAAATTCTTTATCCAGGAAATCCGAGGGTTTGTCGGGGCCGGTGTTTTGCGCGGCCACGCCCAAGGGCAGCGACACCAGCAATGTGAAACAAAGGTGTCGCAGGAAATTCATGGCTGAAGCTTAGTAAACGATATAACCGTCTTCTTTGGCTTTCTTCAACACGGCGGAAATACCGTTCTTGGTGATGTTGCGCAGGGCAGACGTAGAAACTTTCAAAGTAACCCAAGCATCTTCCTCTGGTATGAAGAAACGCTTCTTCTGCAGGTTCGGGTAGAATTTACGCTTGGTCTTGTTGTTGGCGTGCGATACGCGGTTACCTACCTGCGTTCTCTTACCGGTTAAATCACAAACTCGTGCCATTGTATCGTTAGTATCGTTTATTACAAAAGGGATGCAAATATCCGCATAAAGATGCGCAATGTCAACCCTATCTCTTAAAATTTTCTTTCAATCCCTTCTCAAGAAGCAATTTACCCGCTTTTACCTCCACCGTTGCTTGGGTTGCCGGGCTGTTTTGGGGCTTCTTTGCTGAATCCGTAGGGGCAATGCTTGCAGCCGCTCTTGCAACAGAAGCCCCGGCGTTTGTGGTATTGCTCGGTGAACACCATCAACCCCTGTTCATTGAAATACACGTCGCCGGGTTCTAAAGGCAGGGGTTTGGGGGCCATGGGGCAAAGATAAGGGTTTAGCGCTATTGCTAAGAACTAATAGCTTTCTTTGGTTTCTTTCATCGGTCATCCTGAGCTTGTCGAAGGATCTAACGATGATTGTTGCGTTGATTAAGTTTCACTGTTTTCTTGCCATGCGCCCCGTTGTTGGTGTTATCACCAACAACCGAGTCTACCTCTCTAGCAGCTTTTGTGCATGCAGTTTGCTTTCCTTCCAAAATCCCGTTCCATCCCTTGCCCCACAAGACAGCCTTTTCCATAGCTTAACTCCGAGCGCTCACGGCCGCGAGGCCCCGCCTTCCCCTCTCGCACTGCCCGTCTTGGCCAATTCTGATATTTGTTTCATCGCAGCTGCCATACAAGGCCAACCCGCGAGGCGCTCGATGGAAAGGCTGGAAAAGGCGCGTGTTGATTGGCAGTCTGCGTTTCTGGAACTGATTTAATTGCGTTTTCGGGCTCTAAAATGGAAATGGAGGTGAAACTGGTAAATGCCTGTGCCGGTTGTAGAGACAAGGCACTGCCTTGTCTCTACGGTTGAGGTCCCGACTGCTGTTACTCAAAAGACCTCGTAGTGCGCGCAGCTCCTACGAGTGTCTCCGCCAATCCCGTTTTGGGGCTCATTTCCGGAAATGGAGGCTAAAACGGGTTTCCAGGTGGTAGAGACCAGGCACCGCCTTGTCTCTTACGCATTGCTTCCGCTATTTGGAATCACACTTCAAACAGCAGGTTGGCGGTGATTCCTACACATAATCCTTGGTGACAAACGCATGCAATCTGTAATTGAAGAGTTTTCGTTACTTTTATCTCTGAGAACGGTTCTGCCGTATCATAAACAGCTGGCCTGCTGTTTTTCACATCGGCTTGCCACTTTCACCAAACACCAAACGCATGAACACTGCCACCAATACCGCCAGCCAAGAAGCCATTGCCCTAGAAGACAAATACGGTGCCCACAACTACCACCCGCTGCCTGTGGTGCTCAACCGCGGCGAAGGCGTGTTTCTCTGGGACGTGGAGGGCAACCACTACTATGATTTCCTGAGTGCGTACAGCGCCGTGAACCAGGGCCATTGCCACCCGCGCATTATTGGCGCGCTCACGCAGCAAGCCCAGAACCTCACGCTTACTTCCCGCGCCTTCTACAATGACAAACTCGGCCCCGCCGAAAAATATTTGACCGAGCTCTTTGGCTATGACAAGGCTTTGTTGATGAACTCCGGCGCGGAGGCCGTGGAGACTGCTATTAAACTGGCGCGCAAATGGGGCTACAAAGAGAAAGGCATTCCGCCGCACGAGGCCGAGATTATTGTGGTGGAGCATAACTTCCACGGTAGAACTACCGGTATTATTTCCTTCAGCACTGATCCTAGCAGCACGGGCGGCTTCGGGCCGTATATGCCCGGCTACAAAGTGGTGCCCTATGACAACCTAGATGCGCTGGAACTGGCCTTGAAAGAAAATGCCCACGTGTGCGCGTTTTTGGTGGAGCCAATCCAGGGCGAAGCCGGCGTAGTAGTGCCCAGTGACGGCTATCTATCCAAAGCCAAAGCGCTCTGCGAGCAGTACAATGTGCTGTTGATTATTGACGAAATTCAGACGGGCATTGGCCGAACCGGCAAACTACTGGCCTCTGAGTATGACGGCGTAAAACCTGATATCCTGATTCTGGGCAAAGCCTTGTCTGGCGGCGTGTTGCCGGTTTCTGTGGCGTTAGCGAATGATGAAGTAATGCTCTGCATTCAGCCCGGCGAGCACGGCTCTACCTTTGGCGGAAACCCTTTGGCCTGCGCCGTGGCCGTGGCCGCGCTGGACGTGATCAAAGACGAGAAACTCACCGAAAACGCCATGCGCCTGGGCGAAATCTTTAGAGACCGCATGAACCAGATCAAAGCCAAGCGCCCGGAATTGGTGACCTTGGTACGCGGCCGTGGCCTGCTGAACGCCGTCATCATTCAGCCTACCGCCGATGGCCGCACCGCCTGGGATGTCTGCGTGAAACTGATGGAGAACGGCCTCCTGGCCAAACCCACGCACGGCGACATTATCCGCTTCGCGCCACCGCTGGTCATCACAGAGGAACAACTCAACGCCTGCTGTGACATCATAGAAAAGACGCTAGAGGAATTTTAACTAGTAACCCATTTCAAGACGAACCATTAATTTTTTAACCTATAAAAAAAGTTTGGAGAGCTATTAAATTCAAGGATTGAGTGGCTCTCCTCTTATATATCCAAATTTGATACAATCTTTTACACATACAATATTGCAATAAATTACATCTAACCCTTGCTTATAAATGATTATGAAAATAAGAGATTGTTTAAATTTATCTTTTGCGCTGCAATTCGGCATCAAAAGGTTCTGACGAAGCCATTTTTGAGTACCATAGCGCTGCTATGGTACTCAAAAATGGCTTCGTCAGAACCTTTTTCTCCAAAATTTCGCCTGGAAAATCAAAATTTAAGCAATCTCTTATCAGTTTTAAAAATCAGAAGGTTACTAAAAGATATTTTTTGATGTTTTTTTTCATTAAAAAACATCAAAAACTCAAATACCAATTTTTAATATATTTAAACTATAATTTTTTATCAAAAAAATTATAGTTACTTGATAGACACAAGTTTCCTTTTCAAGGATAGATAGAGACTCTATATTTATAATATAATCTAATTATAAGTACGGTTTTACTTTTTTTTAGAACTTAAACATTTTTGCATGGAGAAATGAAATTATCTATAAAGTAGCCATCTGTTGAATTAAAAAAATATAAAAATCAATTTGTAACCATGAAAACTTTATCAAAATTTTTATTATTCGCCTTCTTAATATTTTCTATTTCCTGCACTCAGGACAC
This region of Rufibacter sp. LB8 genomic DNA includes:
- the rpmB gene encoding 50S ribosomal protein L28 — encoded protein: MARVCDLTGKRTQVGNRVSHANNKTKRKFYPNLQKKRFFIPEEDAWVTLKVSTSALRNITKNGISAVLKKAKEDGYIVY
- the rocD gene encoding ornithine--oxo-acid transaminase; the encoded protein is MNTATNTASQEAIALEDKYGAHNYHPLPVVLNRGEGVFLWDVEGNHYYDFLSAYSAVNQGHCHPRIIGALTQQAQNLTLTSRAFYNDKLGPAEKYLTELFGYDKALLMNSGAEAVETAIKLARKWGYKEKGIPPHEAEIIVVEHNFHGRTTGIISFSTDPSSTGGFGPYMPGYKVVPYDNLDALELALKENAHVCAFLVEPIQGEAGVVVPSDGYLSKAKALCEQYNVLLIIDEIQTGIGRTGKLLASEYDGVKPDILILGKALSGGVLPVSVALANDEVMLCIQPGEHGSTFGGNPLACAVAVAALDVIKDEKLTENAMRLGEIFRDRMNQIKAKRPELVTLVRGRGLLNAVIIQPTADGRTAWDVCVKLMENGLLAKPTHGDIIRFAPPLVITEEQLNACCDIIEKTLEEF
- a CDS encoding DUF5522 domain-containing protein; translated protein: MAPKPLPLEPGDVYFNEQGLMVFTEQYHKRRGFCCKSGCKHCPYGFSKEAPKQPGNPSNGGGKSG
- a CDS encoding aminopeptidase P N-terminal domain-containing protein, whose translation is MNFLRHLCFTLLVSLPLGVAAQNTGPDKPSDFLDKEFHRQRREVLRQQLPPRSVAVLFSNPIRNRANDVDFHFHQHPDFYYLTGYREPNAVLLLFSDQHMVNGVATEEILFAQARNPQAESWTGKRLGEEGVERHLGLTHALPATAFAGFKLDTAAYDQILFLELPHDVRNDPNNSADLYDLVAQFKQKIGLTEGKDFAHQELFQIIKMYDAQGGARVQQEVQRQMRANPNLAKNPTLNAYVNAKDAAARAAVVKGMPKEKADITWLDGALSEMREVKTPQELTLLRKAVAMSAIGQVEVMKAMHPSMSETEVQGIHEFVYKKYGAEYEGYPSIVGAGNNGCILHYVENEKPKLGTDLVLMDLGAEYHGYTADVTRTIPANGKFSPAQAQIYELVYAAQEAGFNACKPGNAFNAPDQAAQKVMTDGLIKLGIIKNAQEARRYTMHGVSHYIGLDVHDRGTYGPLKPNSVITVEPGIYIPEGSPCDKKWWGIGVRIEDDILITEKGWENLSKGAPRTIKEIEATMAQPSPLDNFKLPVLK